From Pectinophora gossypiella chromosome 18, ilPecGoss1.1, whole genome shotgun sequence, one genomic window encodes:
- the LOC126374879 gene encoding phytanoyl-CoA dioxygenase, peroxisomal-like produces MVRLTAEQKKFYNDNGYIVVKNVISEKELSRLSEEYDKLFARKNQEKMESSWVGSDENDRKSDSTHTVKGIHNLQYHHAVFGKVLYNDALLDAVQDVMGTENIVLHHTKAHLKPPEKGAAYPMHQDYHYFPYEKDSMVAAFIHLDAASPENGGLFVFPGSHKLGPLEDVGAKEGNFHYVDQKKYPLEKATPVIADRGDVVIFSYLLVHGSSPNCSTRTRRMFLVQLAAAEDNPLGVQQMRPAQGLLLRGVNLQRDATISKRFEGVIQN; encoded by the exons ATGGTGAGGCTAACAGCAGAACAGAAGAAGTTTTACAACGACAATGGGTACATTGTGGTGAAGAACGTGATTTCCGAGAAGGAGTTGAGTCGGTTGTCAGAGGAATACGACAAGTTGTTCGCGAGGAAGAACCAGGAGAAGATGGAGAGCTCCTGGGTGGGGAGTGACGAGAATGACAGGAAGAGTGACAGCACACACACT GTAAAGGGCATCCACAACCTTCAATACCACCACGCGGTGTTCGGCAAGGTGCTGTACAACGACGCGTTGTTGGATGCAGTGCAAGACGTGATGGGCACTGAGAACATCGTCCTACACCACACCAAGGCACACCTCAAACCGCCGGAGAAGGGCGCTGCATATCCTATGCATCAG gatTACCACTACTTCCCCTACGAGAAAGACTCCATGGTAGCAGCGTTCATCCACTTGGACGCGGCATCTCCTGAGAACGGCGGCCTCTTCGTGTTCCCTGGCTCACACAAGTTGGGACCATTGGAAGATGTTGGCGCTAAAGAGGGCAACTTCCATTATGTTGATCAG AAAAAGTATCCCCTGGAGAAGGCAACCCCGGTCATCGCAGACAGAGGTGATGTGGTCATATTCTCGTACTTGCTCGTGCACGGAAGCTCGCCGAACTGCTCGACGCGCACGCGCCGCATGTTCCTAGTTCAGCTGGCGGCGGCTGAAGACAATCCTTTGGGCGTACAGCAGATGAGACCGGCGCAGGGGCTGCTACTGCGCGGTGTAAACCTCCAGAGAGACGCGACCATCTCCAAGCGGTTCGAAGGAGTCATTCAAAAttag